AGCTTCTTGTTCAACTTATCCAGAATCACCCCACAGTCTGAAGCTTTCCACTTGGTAGGCCGAAGAGGAACACCCAAGTACTTCAAAGGAAAGGAGCCTTCTTCCATTTGCAACATCTCAAGAATCTGAGCTTTGATAGAATCCTTCACCCCTCCAAAATAGATATGGGACTTAGATTTATTCGCCAAAAAGCCCAGTAGAATCACAAAACGCAGAGAAGGCTTCATGAATCTTACTCACTGAACTGACATTACCTTTACAAAAGATAATCAAATCATCTGCAAAACAGAGGTTAGTTAACCTAAGATGTTTACACAAAGGATGATAACCAAAGCCTTTCTTGTCAGAGTAATGAGCTAATAAACGAGTGAGGTACTCCATAATGAGCACAAACAAGAGAGGAGACATGGGGTCCCCTTGCCTTAGGCCTTTTTCCCCTTTGAAAGAGCCCTGAATTCTCCCATTCATTAACAGATTGTACTTGGTACCTTTTAAGCAAACTAGAATCCAGCCAATAAATCTAGAGGGAAAACAAAGATGTTTAAGCAACTCCTCCACAAAATGCCAATCAACTGTGTCGTAAGCCTTACTCAGATCAATCTTCATTAAACATCTAGCTGAAATATTCTTTCTAGTATACCCTTTGaggagatcttggaatatcataaTATTATGAGCTAGAACTCTATTTTTAATAAAAGCCCCTTGATTACTATGAACAAGAAAGGGAAGCACTTCCGAAAGTCTAGAGCAAATCATCTTCGATATACACTTATAGAGAGTGTTACAACACGCAATAGGACGATAGTCACTAGCTGAACTCGGATTAGCAAGCTTAGGAATAAGAGAAATCATAGTTTCATTCAGATCCTTCGGCAAGTAACCATCATGAAAGAAATCCAACACAGCAGAAGTAATCTCAGCACCAATATCTGACCATAACCCCTTAAAGAATCCCGAGCCAAAACCATCCAAACCAGGACTTTTATAGGAGTGAATGCTAAATAGAGCCTTCTTCACATCATTCTTGGTAAAAGGTCTCAAAAGTCTGACTTGGAGATCCAGAGACAATCTATTTCCCTGCATGAAACAGCTTTTATCAATCTCCACTGAAGCCAAATTTCCTTTCCCCATAAAATTCTTGAAATGAGACAGGAAATGCTCAACAACTTTAGAATAATCCTCTTCTGTTTTGCCTCCTAATGTGAAGGAAGAAATTCTATTATCAACTCTTCTTTTTCACATACATGCATGAAAAAATCTTGAATTATCATCACTAAACTTAATCCAATTAAGTTTACTCTGCTGTTTGAGAAAATTGGCATAACAGCTCTGCAAAACTGAAACATTGAGCTGGGCTTGAGTAACCGATTGAAGCAGAGACATATCTGAAGGATTAGAAGCCAGAGCCTCCTGAACTCTACTATACTCCTCCTTGGCCTTCTTATAACTCAAAACAATATCACCAACCTCCTCTCTGTTAAACCTTTTCAAAATATGCTTCACTCGATATAATTTCTGAACTATCTTGCAAAGACCTCCACCAGAAACAACTGGCGCATTCCAACAGCGAAGAACAACTTCTCTGTAGCCTCTATACTATATCCAGTGGTTACCAAAACGAAATGGGATAAATCCCACGCTGTTAACTTCTTGATTACGAATCACACAGAAACTATGATCAGAAATGCAGTCCCATTTGAAGCGAGCTTCAGTTTTCGGAAAAACATCCAGCCACAGATCATTAATAAACACTCTATCTAACTTAGAAAAAATACGATCTCCTGCCTCCTGTTTGTTCGTCCACGAATAGGGAGCTCCCTCACACTTAAGTTCCTCAACTTGGCCTAAAGCCAACCAATTTTGAGCATCAGCTATGTCCTTAGCAAGGACTTGTCTCCCACCAATCCTATCTTGGTAGCTAAACATGGCATTAAAATCTCCAAAAATTATCCAAGGAGACTTTAATAGACCAATACTAGCTAATTTATCCCAAAGATGCTTCCTCTCCCCCATAGAATTGCTTCCATAAACCACTGTAGCAAAGAAAAAATCCTGCTGGCCACTCACTTTGATCCTACAATGAACAAGTTGGGGATCTTCAAGTAATATATCAACCTTCACAAATTTAGTTTGCCAAACAACTAAGATCCTACCAGAAACAATAGGACTAGAAAAATAATCCCAATTGTGaaaattattctaaaaaacttcTTTAATTTTCTCATGTTTCAACTTAGTCTCAAAGAACGCACCAAAACCAACCTTATTCTCCCTACAAATACTAAGAATAACATTTTTCTTATCTTTTTTATTCATACCCCTCACATTCCACCCTACCATATTGCAAACTTCCATCACTGAATTGGGATAGAATTAGTGACCAAATGACCAATCCCTGTATCTTGCAGCACAACATATCCATTGCCCGATTTAGCCTTTCCTTGAACGAAATCTGACTTGTGAGCAATTACCACCCCTTGTCTAGCACCTCTCCTTCTGGGAGTAATCCAGCTTCCTGCAACCTCAGCATTCCCTTTTCCAGTATGCTGAGTAACTTCTGAATTATCCTGAACATCACTAATAACCTTGGAAACATTTTGCTCTAGAGAACTACTAGCCCTCTCTTCCTCTCCAATATTAGAAGCATTGCAAGCTCTGGGATCAAGATTAACAGACTCAGAGTGTTGTTGAACCTCCTCTGTTTTGGATATGTTATTGTCTGTACTAGTACCTTTCTCATCAGTAGATTTCTTCCTCCAACTCAAACCAGTATTCTTGTTACAATTTGCCAAAATATGACCTAAATTCGAGCAGGCAGCACACTTAGAGGGAAGCCATTCATACTCCACCACTTGTTCAGTTATTTGATCCCtttcattaataaaagaaatagatTTCGGAGGATGATCCGTAATCTCCATATCCACCAATATCCTCGCATATTTCACCATCGATCTACTTTGCGTCACTTTATCCACCATAACCGGCCTCCCAATTGTGCTCACCATAGCACTGAGACTATTTTTCCCCCAGTATTGCAAACCCAAGCCATTCAGCCGAATCCAAACCGGAACCGACTTGACCATTCTCATAGAGTCCATATCTGGTGTCCAAGGACGAAGAACCACTGGTTTTTTTATCAAAGTGTATAACTCCTGTTTCCAAAATTAGGTCCCTTGTAGCTTCATCCCTGAAATTAACAAGGGTAAAACCTGAATGCATTCTCACTATCTTCTCAACACCCAAGCTGCCCCAAATTCTCTTGACAAATCCTTCAAATACTCTAAAAGGTGGGTTAGCGCCCAGGACAATGCAAACAATCGCATTCTTCCATAACGAAGCTTCAGTCTCAACCTCCTCCATATCTAATCGGGCCACAACTTGGTCACCCAATTTCATAGGTTCAGTATAATTCAGACGAGTAGAGGGCGTGGGTACCTGGTTCGACTTAAATTtactccacacttccttagcagATCTCTGGAATTCAGAACCCTCCGCATCCTCAGCCCAATTCACTGGAGTAGGAGGGGAACGATTCTCACTTCCAACCCGCTGCACCTCAACACCACATTCCAGCTCCAGTTCATCACATGGATCATGAAAATCATCATCAGGTAACAGATCAGATACCTCAACTTGGATCGAAGGGAGGTCGTCCACCACCTCATCGGAAATTTTCGTCGGCTTCGATATACCTTTATTCTTCCGAGCcatgggaagagagagagagatatcacACGCTCATGGAAGCCCATCGGCATACGACATCTGCAGTGTCTCAAGGTAAGAACGTCACACCTCCTATCTTGAGATCTGGCAATGTGATGCAAAATATGGAGTCCAAATTTGCCGAGTCTGCTGAAAAACAGAAAATTAAGATAACTATGGAAGACATTGAGGATGAAGTGGACTACTGGAAATCCTCTATGGTGTGCTATGTGCTAGGAGCAAATCCACCATTATCAATTATAGAGGGGTTTTCTCGACGTGTTTGGAAGGATAAAGTAGACAAAGTGGGAAAGTTGTCCTATGGCATCTTCTTAATTCGTTTTGATTCTGTTGAGTACAGGGATCAAGTGATTTCAGGGGGGTATATTTTTTTCGATAAGAGGCCTGTTATTATGAAGGCATGGGAACCTAATGTTAACTTCAAGAAGTAGGACATTCAATTGGTTCCAATCTGGGTTCAACTGGATGATCTTGAACTGAAATATTGGGGAGAGAAGTCCTTATTCAAGATAATCAGTCAAGTAGGAAAGCCTTTGATGGTCGACTCTATCACTAAAATTAGGGACAAGTTAAGCTGTCCTAGGGTACTCATTGAAGTTTCTCTGAAGCAAGTTTTTCCAGATTTGATTTGGTTTGAGGATGAGCATGGTAGTAACACCTCAGTGGCTGTCACGTATGAGTGGAAACCATTAATATGTGACCACTGTCAAGGAATGGGTCATGATACTAATATGTGTAGGCGAAAAGAAGGAAGGAAGCCTAAATGGGTGGTTAAGAAAACAGAGAAATCAGTTGAACCGGGAGTGTCAATGCTAGATTTGAATAAGAATATGGCACCTAATCGAGCCACAACTTGGTCACCCAATTTCATAGGTTCAGTATAATTCAGACGAGTAGAGGGTGTGGGTACCTGGTTCGACTTAAATTtactccacacttccttagcagATCTCTGGAATTCAGAACCCTCCGCATCCTCAGCCCAATTCACTGGAGTAGGAGGGGAACGATTCTCACTTCCAACCCGCTGCACCTCAACACCACATTCCAGCTCCAGTTCATCACATGGATCATGAAAATCATCATCAGGTAACAGATCAGATACCTCAACTTGGATCGAAGGGAGGTCGTCCACCACCTCATCAGAAATTTTCGTCGGCTTCGATATACCTTTCTTCTTCCGAGCcatgggaagagagagagagatatcacACGCTCTAATTACTATGAAGGCCCAGGTTAGATCTAATGAATATTAACATATTAGTGAGATGTATGATATGTTTCAAAAACAATCTCAATGTAATAAGCTGGttaaaaaattagaagaaaaaaaaaataaagggcgAGAATAGTAGAGTAGAGACACATTTAGGGAGGAAGGTACAATAAAATTAATGGTCATCTCCCCAGTCATAGACGACTCGGTTGAATCACACAAAAAGAAGATAGTAAAGTTGATGTTGATAAGGTAATGCCATCATAGATGTAGTCAACAAATTTAACCAATGGCATTGTATCCCCTATAAAATAAATGGACACACGgacaaaaatataaaataaagacaCGGTGGGGGTGGTgtggttatttttttttttgtccatTTATTGAGCCACAATGCATATGCACTATGAGTAAATTTTTAAACTGTAATCTGTATTGCATAGACCTCAAATCGTATAAACTGCACCATAAAAATAAGGTATGATGCGATGTGAGAAATTTATACTTATCgcaaaataatttaacaattaaatattataattaataaagattcataataaaattcataactaaaaagtgtataacaaaataataaatatacaacaaactaataaatttttagcaaaacaataaaaatacaacaaactaataaaaaaacGTGATATAGaagtaaaaaatttaattaaggaTGAATATATTTAGGTTAGAGCAGAATATGTGGTAGCATCCTATGAACATAATaatttttctagatattgtgtatattatactatataaatgtTTATATACATATGCATTAAGTTTAAATGTGGTGCGGTACAGTTTGAACaacatttataaaattcaaaactGCAAACCACACTACACCGCGCGGTTTGGTAAAAATACAAACCACGACCGCACCGTGAAGAGTTCCAAATTGCAAATTATGGTGTCGGTTTGTGCGGTGTGGGCAATTCGATAAACACCCCTAATAAAGACTATGTTAAGTAGGAGagtacaaacaaaaaaaataaaataaagactaTGTTTGGTAcgagaaaaaatgaaaaatataattgATGAAGAGTATAATTGTAATAAtctgcattaatttttttattatttaattttaaaaaataaattaaatatgtgTTTTAGCGTCtagatatttaaaataatattattttaatgataaagaAGTGTGAGTGGATCGCTTAGATTAGAGTTAAGAATCTTTAgtgtaaaataaatattaattggaaaatatttattttacaaCATAGTTTGAGTTATAAAAAACTCATTAAGGGCATTAGAATAATTATAGAAATTATTGGCTACCATAGAAATATTTTATGAAGGCTTGGGGCTATAACTTTATATATTAGATTTACAcatttaaaatcatataaatacaTTGGACTATGATCCTAGAAGTTGGAAATACACATTGAGCATCTAAAATATAGTTTGGACTTTGGTATATAGGTGTGCCAAATTATTGAAGCATTATTGGATTTTAAGCTAtatttttaagcttaaattatttaatgGACTATTTTTTTACTCATTATTGGACATAATGGATATTTATTGGATGTTATTTAGGTTTGTGGTCATAGTTAGTGATTAAACATGCGGGGTTCGGCCTAAGTGGGAGTATGTGGAGGGAAAAGTTGAGCTTGAATCGTAGAAGTTACCAAGTGATTAAGTGGCTGAGTAGGGGTGGTTATTCACTCATTTAGTGCCcatctatttataaaattagagagaaaaatgagataaagaaagaagaagagagaacttgagagaagagaaagagaatTGGTTCTTTAAGGATTTAGCTAGGCACGATCACCATTAAGGGTACGTtttgtttttctctctctctattgTTAGATGATCATGGATGATATATTTAGGATTATTCTATGTGTTTATAGTTATAGAAACCAAAAAAGAGGAGTTGGAGGTAGTAGTTTCGGCATAGGCATAAATTCTCCAAGGGTAAGTGTTACTTTTCTTTGTTGATTTTCAACCATGAATGGGTTCTTAGAATTTATTGTGATGATTGTAGAGTTTAGATCAAAGCAAGAGGAGGGAAGATCACCAAAATACTCAGCCTTGAGGTGAGTACTTCTTCTTGTTATTTCTCACTTTTGTTGTTGGTTTAAAGTTGTTTGATGATGCTAGTCTAAATTGATTATTACAACATGAAAGATGTGTAGATCTTAGATGTTTGATTTTGGTTTCTAAAGTAGAAGATGGTAGAAAGCACTAAGGATGATGGATCCATGATTTTTGAGGTTAGATCTAGTGTTCTTGGGGTGGTTATTGTTTTGAAAAGGTGGTTATCATTTTGAAAGCACCACCACCGACGTTAATGGGGGGTTTTCAGTGGTGAGATGGTGCAAGAGGACGAGTCGGGGTGCAAGCACCCCAACCATGGCGTGTGTGCATGATCGGCTTAAGAGAGAGCACCAACCCTTTGGGCTTTGATGCATGGTCATTGGCGGTTACCAAAACCACCATGGGTGATGGTTGAGAACCATGGATATGGTGGTGGTCGTGGTCGTGGTCAAGGAAGATAATGATGGTGATAccgtgatgatgatgatgataattaAGAGCCAAGGGCTCAGGTGCACCATGGAAGGGTGAGGCCGAAGGCCTTAAGGCTGatatgcatgggccatgcacgTAAGATGCGTGCTAGGCTTGAGTCTAAATGTTTAATGGCTAGGGATTAATGTAAGGCTCGTAATTGAGTATTTGAGGGCTTGGGATGATATTTTCAAGAGATAGAAGATATATAAGCTATCATTGGCATTCTATTAGAGGTGACACGAGGGGATTTTGGCCTCGGGGCTTGGTAAATGATATTAAGGTTTAGTTTTTGTGATTTGAGGATATAAAAAGTATTTTTAAAGCCTTGAAAATACTTTAATGGATAAGTTATGGTGAATTTCATGTTTATAACTCGGTTTGATGACAGGGCTTGGGAATTCATAACTTGAGATATAATTGGAGTTTGACGATGAAATTTTAAACACAGACTAATAATAGattattattggaaataataattttctaaattTGGTTCAGGTTTCCgatatgggtattttggtaattataCCTCAAGGACTCGTGTTTTGGTTGAAAGTCAGAATGAGAATTCAGGATAGGTTTTCTTAAATTATACATCTAGAAACTTAGTAAGATTATATACTAAGTTATATGTCCTCATTTGTTGATAAGACTTAGAAGCGATCAAAAACACTCACAAAAGCAGTTTCAAGTAAAGCTAagaacttgaggtaaggaagtatacaccaagagtaaaATAGTTATGTGGAATTGTATGCTTTAGTATGCCGCTAGAAATTTATTAGGAATGTATATGGGATTATATGGTCAATTGAACACATAATAATACCCATAAGTAGGGGTTGAGTAAGAATTTAAGTGTAATTTGTGTTTGTATTGTGCTTCCTAAGGAACTCCATAGATGTGGGTCCCATTATAGACGTACTTTGGAACAACCACTATGCAAGGTTCATCGTTGTGGGAAGTGGATCTTGCTACTTGGGTACGGTAAGTGGTATTTTCTTCACCGCAGAGGTCTCGAGGCTGATCACCTCACAGTAAAGCCCGATGATGCAGTAGATGGTTTGTGatgggttttatgcccttgtaaaaccatatttcttatgtaacacattttattattaatgattGGTTTTTTAGCCAACTAACGCGGAGTCAAGATAATTAACTCGAGAGCTTTCAGTAGAACAATCAATGAataataaatgagccaagaacctaataataatgagcaataaataataaaagacACCAAAATTTATAAAGGATCGGCCCGAAGAActagtaatgacctacttcctcttagatttgtattaatcttgaaggtttacacaagtTCACAAAAGGATTACATGTAGATTTCCATGTGTAAAACACAATACAATAAGGCAGAATCGCTGTTAGGTTTAAAATAGGTTGTCCGGTATGTTTCTAAACACTGGTCGATCGGCGATTTCATGAAgcccctccactgtggtggagggtttgtatttataatCTTCTATTGCCCAGGGGCAACACACAGCGTAACTGGTGGTGAAAATATCACATTATTCTCGCAGGTAGTTACAGTCCTATTTGTTAGGAGGCTTGACTGAGTTTTCAGGGCGGTTAGGCGCTCTTGGAAGGTGGTTGGGCGATTCTTGCGGAGCGCTAACGGAGAGTGTAACCTCCTCTCACCGACCATCTTTGTCTGTCTGTTATACCAACCAGCTGATCTTGCTGGTATACCTGTTGAGCAGCAACTATTATAAATTTTGCGTTTACACGCCCGACCAGCCTCCCTGCCCTAACGCCACATGTCCAAACCATAATTTCTATTTGTCTAAAGTATAATTGCCACAtcagatatgccaatttttgTGATAAAATTTTCCCCCAAGTTTGCAAATTTGCCCACATCAAATATGCCAATGGTGCTAAGTAGCATGGACCTTCCCGTCCAGCCTGGTCAGGGGTACATGATCCTTGCTACATGGCATATCATTTGGTATAATTAATAGCATTTgtatttcttcaagttttcaAGGAATGATTTTTCACTATTTCCTGTCTCTTTTTTGAAACCATAAAGTGTCATAATGTCTCCTCTTAGAAACTATGATGATGGTTGTGCAGTTACCGAAGAGTGGGCTGACATGTGAAGTAGTTAAGGAGACATGATTGGAGGGACGTGCATGCAGGCATGCTGACGTGTTTTGGGAGATGCACCTGTAACGGTCGAGGGGACTGCTGAGTAGACGGATGCATTAAATTTTTGCAGGGCGAAGCTCACTTCTTCTTGCCTATAAATAGGGGTGCCCAACCCTTTCTTCTATTTTCACCTTCTTCTTTACTTCATGCAAACCAGAGCCAACCTAAAAAACCCTAAACCTTCTCATCCTAGTCTGTTTGAGAGCCAACCTGTGCCCAGACCTTTGTGTCTTACGATCTTCACACCACGAACATGTTTCTGGCGCTATACTCCTACAGTAAGTAAGTTTTCCAAGCTTCTCCATTTAACTTGGCATTGTGtgtgatattttttttctatttctgtATTCTTGATTGTA
The genomic region above belongs to Humulus lupulus chromosome 1, drHumLupu1.1, whole genome shotgun sequence and contains:
- the LOC133826231 gene encoding uncharacterized protein LOC133826231 is translated as MVSTIGRPVMVDKVTQSRSMVKYARILVDMEITDHPPKSISFINERDQITEQVVEYEWLPSKCAACSNLGHILANCNKNTGLSWRKKSTDEKGTSTDNNISKTEEVQQHSESVNLDPRACNASNIGEEERASSSLEQNVSKVISDVQDNSEVTQHTGKGNAEVAGSWITPRRRGARQGVVIAHKSDFVQGKAKSGNGYVVLQDTGIGHLVTNSIPIHPIVSGRILVVWQTKFVKVDILLEDPQLVHCRIKVSGQQDFFFATVVYGSNSMGERKHLWDKLASIGLLKSPWIIFGDFNAMFSYQDRIGGRQVLAKDIADAQNWLALGQVEELKCEGAPYSWTNKQEAGDRIFSKLDRVFINDLWLDVFPKTEARFKWDCISDHSFCVIRNQEYRGYREVVLRCWNAPVVSGGGLCKIVQKLYRVKHILKRFNREEVGDIVLSYKKAKEEYSRVQEALASNPSDMSLLQSVTQAQLNVSVLQSCYANFLKQQRGKTEEDYSKVVEHFLSHFKNFMGKGNLASVEIDKSCFMQGNRLSLDLQVRLLRPFTKNDVKKALFSIHSYKSPGLDGFGSGFFKGLWSDIGAEITSAVLDFFHDGYLPKDLNETMISLIPKLANPSSASDYRPIACCNTLYKCISKMICSRLSEVLPFLVHSNQGAFIKNRVLAHNIMIFQDLLKGYTRKNISARCLMKIDLSKAYDTVDWHFVEELLKHLCFPSRFIGWILVCLKGTKYNLLMNGRIQGSFKGEKGLRQGDPMSPLLFVLIMEYLTRLLAHYSDKKGFGYHPLCKHLRLTNLCFADDLIIFCKGNVSSVSKIHEAFSAFCDSTGLFGE